From Cotesia glomerata isolate CgM1 linkage group LG2, MPM_Cglom_v2.3, whole genome shotgun sequence, a single genomic window includes:
- the LOC123259006 gene encoding uncharacterized protein LOC123259006, producing MDGSVGPSAHEYASSTDSNRIDRAEFQAVQQSKEARIKRRLKKKNRLKTSTMLKDVCCMELELMILYNFRPSYSEHRKLFFFQDVLGEALSRANGLIFLHEKFTARSQNYAQ from the exons ATGGACGGCAGTGTCGGCCCAAGCGCTCACGAGTATGCATCATCTACGGACAGCAATCGCATTGATAGGGCCGAGTTTCAAGCTGTGCAGCAGAGCAAAGAAGCCAGAATAAAAcgaagacttaaaaaaaaaaacaggctgAAGACATCGACAATGCTGAAGGATGTATGCTGTATGGAGCTGGAATTGATGATTCTgt ATAATTTCCGGCCGAGTTACAGTGAACACcgcaaattgtttttttttcaagacgtCCTGGGGGAAGCTCTGTCACGGGCTAatggtttaatatttttgcatgaaaaatttacagcACGTAGTCAAAACTATGCTCAATAA